A window from Lachnoanaerobaculum umeaense encodes these proteins:
- a CDS encoding double zinc ribbon domain-containing protein, producing MLKGIKRTKNNDLVINDKGLSVLNILCVISVLSVLFFFIPTIKIYDGESMSIFSMVTYRDYGYMLTDVSALTSWLWFLLIYPIVNIVMWVLNKKSTDSKSYIYVHIIYMLNISLGFLHFTTYNFIVRFSGNFFAFLCWFMLLANLVISIYAILKTGRTAVDENATALDLNVDYAKGILNKAGNMATNVANNVSAAASKAAAGKTVNCDKCGAACPETSAFCNNCGNSLDNVKKMMSESKATASNTLVCEKCGNVCSEGATFCTKCGNNLADARRVQAEAQNRIDEAAKLAREMATDNTANESTIKNSKDDTKSNGVLLSK from the coding sequence ATGTTAAAAGGTATAAAAAGAACAAAGAACAATGATTTGGTTATTAATGATAAGGGACTTAGTGTATTGAATATCTTATGTGTGATATCAGTTTTGTCAGTACTATTTTTCTTTATTCCTACAATAAAGATATATGACGGTGAGTCAATGTCAATATTTAGTATGGTAACTTATAGAGATTATGGTTATATGTTAACTGATGTAAGTGCATTAACATCTTGGTTATGGTTTCTTCTTATATATCCTATTGTAAATATAGTGATGTGGGTACTGAATAAGAAGTCTACAGATAGCAAGAGCTATATATATGTACATATTATTTATATGTTAAATATTTCTTTGGGATTTTTACATTTCACTACATATAATTTTATAGTTCGTTTTAGTGGAAATTTTTTTGCGTTTTTATGCTGGTTTATGTTACTTGCCAATTTGGTGATTTCAATATATGCCATCCTTAAAACTGGTAGAACAGCAGTGGATGAGAATGCAACAGCACTGGATTTGAATGTGGACTATGCTAAGGGTATATTGAATAAGGCAGGTAACATGGCTACAAATGTGGCAAACAATGTATCAGCTGCAGCAAGTAAGGCAGCAGCAGGTAAGACTGTAAATTGTGATAAATGTGGTGCAGCATGTCCTGAAACATCAGCATTTTGTAATAACTGTGGAAACAGCCTTGATAATGTAAAGAAGATGATGTCTGAAAGTAAGGCTACAGCATCAAATACATTGGTTTGCGAGAAATGCGGCAATGTGTGTTCAGAAGGTGCAACTTTCTGTACTAAATGTGGCAATAATCTTGCTGATGCAAGAAGAGTTCAGGCAGAAGCACAGAATCGTATAGATGAGGCAGCAAAACTTGCCAGAGAGATGGCAACAGATAATACAGCTAATGAATCTACAATTAAAAACAGCAAAGATGATACAAAATCAAATGGAGTATTACTTTCAAAATAA
- a CDS encoding response regulator transcription factor has translation MSDTNILVVDDEKEIADLVEIYLVSDGYKVFKANSAEDGLNIIENEDIHLAILDIMMPGMDGLEMCKKIREEHNFPIILLSAKSADLDKILGLGTGADDYVTKPFNTLELTARVKSQLRRYTQLNPNSSVMDKDDPNEIRLKGMSINKDNHKVVIEGKEVKLTPIEFDILYLLASNAGKVFSTDEIFEKVWNEKVYEANNTVMVHIRRLRGKMNEDERENKIITTVWGVGYKIER, from the coding sequence ATGTCAGACACAAATATTTTGGTAGTAGATGATGAGAAGGAAATTGCAGATCTTGTAGAAATTTATCTTGTAAGTGATGGCTATAAAGTTTTTAAGGCAAACAGTGCTGAAGATGGATTAAATATAATAGAAAATGAAGATATTCATCTTGCAATATTGGATATTATGATGCCGGGAATGGATGGCCTTGAAATGTGTAAGAAGATAAGGGAGGAACATAATTTTCCTATAATTCTACTAAGTGCAAAAAGTGCTGATTTGGATAAAATATTGGGACTTGGAACAGGTGCAGATGATTATGTGACAAAACCTTTTAATACTTTAGAGCTTACCGCAAGAGTCAAGTCACAACTTCGTAGATACACTCAGCTAAATCCGAACAGCTCAGTTATGGATAAGGACGATCCGAATGAGATTAGATTAAAAGGTATGTCTATAAACAAGGACAATCATAAGGTTGTAATTGAGGGAAAAGAAGTTAAACTTACACCTATAGAGTTTGATATTTTATATCTGTTGGCAAGCAATGCCGGAAAAGTATTCTCTACAGATGAGATATTTGAAAAAGTATGGAATGAAAAAGTTTATGAAGCTAATAATACAGTAATGGTGCATATAAGAAGGCTTCGTGGCAAGATGAATGAGGATGAAAGAGAAAACAAAATTATAACTACTGTATGGGGTGTTGGATATAAAATTGAGAGATGA
- a CDS encoding sensor histidine kinase: protein MRDDLEKKFQTKVIINILFSLVISILIETLVVSNIPIFSSLHIVNNNSDALLVSGNGSSLVIVLILVVFGIGIFTLSFWLLQRKSFVYIDDILYAIKKISSGDLNTSIEVKDDNEFSEIAASINKMSEEIRILMENERHSEKSKNEMITNIAHDLRTPLTSILGYLDLINKRELSEDTKKEYLNIVYEKAKKLQDLIESLFSFTKTSSSKLVLKVDKIDIIKLLCQLMEEFYPDFENKGITCSVNTNMDSYIIDGDGTLLARLFDNLINNAIKYGADGKRIDIKITAEKKLVKIAVINYGKVIPPSELPFIFDKFYRVDQARNSNTGGTGLGLAIAKNITELHHGAIEVTSDLGGTIFNVILPKELDVEKENFKGVK, encoded by the coding sequence TTGAGAGATGATTTAGAAAAAAAATTTCAGACTAAAGTGATCATAAATATTCTCTTTAGTCTGGTTATTTCTATTTTGATAGAAACATTAGTAGTAAGTAATATTCCTATATTTTCAAGTTTACATATAGTAAATAATAATAGCGATGCTCTTTTAGTGAGTGGAAATGGTAGTAGCCTGGTAATAGTACTGATTTTGGTGGTATTTGGAATCGGTATATTTACGTTGTCATTCTGGTTACTCCAGAGAAAATCATTTGTTTATATTGATGATATACTATACGCTATTAAGAAAATTTCATCAGGTGACTTGAATACAAGTATTGAAGTAAAGGACGACAACGAATTTTCAGAGATAGCAGCAAGTATCAATAAGATGTCTGAGGAAATCAGAATATTAATGGAGAATGAAAGGCATAGTGAGAAATCTAAAAATGAGATGATTACAAATATCGCACATGACCTTAGGACACCTTTAACATCAATACTGGGATATCTTGATTTAATAAATAAAAGAGAATTATCAGAAGATACTAAGAAGGAATATTTAAATATAGTATATGAGAAGGCTAAGAAGCTTCAAGATCTTATTGAGAGTCTTTTTAGTTTTACTAAGACAAGTTCATCAAAGCTTGTATTAAAAGTAGATAAAATAGATATAATAAAACTTTTATGTCAACTTATGGAGGAGTTTTACCCTGATTTTGAGAATAAAGGTATTACTTGTAGCGTAAACACTAATATGGATTCATATATAATAGATGGAGATGGTACTTTATTGGCAAGATTGTTTGATAATTTGATAAATAATGCGATAAAGTATGGTGCCGACGGAAAGAGAATAGATATAAAAATTACAGCTGAAAAGAAGTTGGTAAAAATTGCTGTAATAAACTATGGCAAGGTTATTCCACCGAGTGAATTACCTTTTATTTTTGATAAATTCTATAGAGTGGATCAGGCTAGAAATTCAAATACAGGTGGAACAGGACTTGGATTGGCAATAGCCAAAAATATAACTGAGCTGCACCATGGAGCAATTGAAGTAACCAGCGACTTAGGTGGAACTATATTCAATGTAATATTGCCAAAGGAGTTAGACGTTGAAAAAGAAAATTTTAAAGGGGTTAAATAA
- a CDS encoding zinc ribbon domain-containing protein, which produces MKSKLKYLICLFAFLFLTACGGVVNTDMSFDDSFSGSRVMTYTISNSDYTSYVQKDLTTVESTLRELCPQDIEITSFNQDDENIVVVFTISFISEEDYKTKVNNILSAEGIDIVPNVTFLKSDAVFAKGLAYQENFSSDDLLKWMRDGIMGNGFVTSSYESYIFSSSYISLIINGEEYEKDASMSIIDVNTAKYLPIDSVEFDTVLNKDGTIDRTIDVNIPDSTFVKAKDEIEQFMASRVGDIGSGTWTEDASIHIFTIEGKGLGIDECKKMTENFTGKSVGDIVLMTASELKASYAEENSTDDDESEDSDSKYYTLAKQHIFYKNYFWSENIDLEDYISNRDNCVRFNYFVNPQNGYEGIVAFDDNVSESTDISLNGSDGDSNVLLFSGYCKSADLNVEVNVMPSVSKYKHIVDITPTGNIKRNITVVFKESFNENDVKKLEEKLKIVFEKTKIKLDKIELNGSDLEVKISSNLSVDDDTKMWEDATGYSRDSTNLDIDKKGYFVSKQNIKFTDDFHHELFTAGDVESYEYRVKNAGKPIRKSGYISGGFDSAEAKFSGNDFVIKGENVVMSHYKAPSIVSVRTNYIKYIILTIVAVTAIFIIAVLLVIQIKKSKKKVAKSGNSVYNNTQADAVFCPHCGTKNKSDDKFCSSCGKEIS; this is translated from the coding sequence ATGAAAAGCAAATTGAAATATTTGATATGTCTTTTCGCATTTTTATTTTTGACAGCTTGTGGTGGTGTTGTAAACACTGATATGAGTTTTGATGATTCATTTTCCGGAAGCAGGGTAATGACGTATACTATATCAAATTCGGATTACACATCATATGTACAAAAGGATTTGACCACTGTAGAAAGTACATTGAGAGAGTTGTGTCCACAGGATATAGAAATCACATCATTTAATCAGGATGATGAAAATATAGTTGTTGTCTTCACTATAAGTTTTATTTCTGAGGAAGATTATAAAACTAAAGTTAATAATATACTTAGTGCAGAAGGAATAGATATAGTACCAAATGTTACATTTTTAAAATCTGATGCGGTCTTTGCAAAGGGACTTGCATATCAGGAAAACTTTAGTAGCGATGATTTACTAAAGTGGATGAGAGACGGTATTATGGGCAATGGATTTGTTACATCCTCATATGAGTCATATATATTTTCATCAAGCTATATAAGTCTGATTATAAATGGTGAAGAGTATGAAAAAGATGCGAGTATGAGCATAATTGATGTAAATACAGCAAAATACTTACCTATTGACAGCGTAGAATTTGATACTGTTCTAAATAAGGATGGTACTATTGATAGAACTATTGATGTAAATATTCCGGATTCAACTTTTGTAAAGGCTAAGGATGAAATAGAGCAGTTTATGGCTTCAAGAGTTGGCGATATTGGAAGTGGTACTTGGACGGAAGATGCTTCTATACACATTTTTACTATTGAAGGTAAGGGCCTTGGTATTGATGAATGTAAGAAAATGACAGAGAACTTTACAGGTAAGAGTGTGGGAGATATAGTTTTAATGACGGCTTCTGAATTAAAAGCTTCTTATGCAGAAGAAAATTCTACAGACGATGATGAAAGTGAAGATTCTGATTCAAAATATTATACATTAGCTAAACAGCATATATTTTACAAGAATTATTTTTGGTCTGAAAATATTGATCTGGAGGATTATATCAGCAATAGAGATAACTGTGTTAGATTCAACTATTTTGTTAATCCACAAAATGGCTATGAAGGTATTGTGGCATTTGACGATAATGTTAGTGAAAGCACGGATATTTCGTTAAATGGATCAGATGGAGATTCAAATGTACTTTTGTTTAGCGGATATTGTAAGTCGGCTGATTTAAATGTTGAAGTCAATGTTATGCCTAGTGTGAGCAAATATAAACATATTGTTGATATTACTCCAACAGGAAATATAAAGAGAAATATTACTGTTGTTTTTAAGGAGTCTTTCAATGAAAACGATGTAAAAAAGCTTGAAGAAAAACTGAAAATAGTTTTTGAAAAAACTAAAATAAAGCTTGATAAAATAGAGTTGAATGGCAGTGATCTGGAGGTTAAAATATCTTCTAATTTGAGTGTTGATGACGATACTAAAATGTGGGAAGATGCAACCGGATATAGCAGAGACAGCACAAATCTTGACATTGATAAAAAGGGATATTTTGTTTCAAAACAGAATATAAAGTTTACAGATGATTTTCACCATGAACTATTTACCGCAGGAGATGTTGAATCTTATGAATATAGAGTGAAGAATGCAGGGAAACCAATTAGAAAGAGTGGCTATATAAGTGGAGGTTTTGACAGTGCAGAGGCAAAGTTTAGTGGTAATGACTTTGTAATAAAGGGAGAAAATGTGGTGATGTCACATTATAAAGCTCCTAGCATTGTAAGTGTGCGTACTAACTATATAAAATATATTATTCTTACTATTGTTGCTGTGACAGCTATTTTTATCATAGCTGTGTTGCTGGTGATACAAATAAAAAAATCAAAGAAAAAGGTAGCAAAAAGTGGCAATAGTGTTTATAATAATACACAAGCTGATGCAGTATTTTGTCCTCATTGTGGAACTAAGAATAAATCTGATGATAAATTCTGCTCATCATGTGGTAAAGAAATTTCATAA
- a CDS encoding N-acetylmuramoyl-L-alanine amidase has product MRKRFIYQVILISGILMACTSNTTNAKSVTKVQGRFAESSTQAETKEEKKDLESSKEAESSAVQSSEETTKATEATTTAASTTQEETTTAKETEVKKEAVSEVKEAGEIGLNPDWKYASFSKINSGKSMLYTPSGNSNGITIAVNAGHGTKGGSSQKTQCHPDGTPKVTGGTTNAGATTAIAVSEGMTFLDGTPESTVTYEMAKIFKDELLSRGYNVLMIRNDTDVQLDNIARTVIANNNANAHIALHWDSTTSDKGAFYMGVPDVGSYRSMEPVASNWKKHEALGKALVNGLSANGTKIFSDGRMDMDLTQTSYSTIPSIDIELGDKKSDYDKDTLRKLSKGLADGIDGYFGR; this is encoded by the coding sequence ATGAGAAAGAGATTTATTTACCAGGTTATACTTATTTCAGGAATATTGATGGCATGCACAAGTAATACTACAAATGCAAAAAGTGTGACTAAAGTTCAAGGAAGATTTGCAGAAAGCAGTACACAGGCTGAAACTAAAGAGGAGAAAAAAGATTTAGAGAGTAGTAAGGAAGCAGAAAGCAGTGCTGTTCAAAGTAGTGAAGAAACCACAAAGGCAACAGAAGCAACGACTACAGCGGCATCAACAACACAGGAAGAGACAACTACAGCTAAAGAGACAGAGGTAAAGAAGGAAGCTGTATCTGAAGTTAAAGAAGCCGGAGAAATAGGTTTAAATCCTGATTGGAAATATGCTTCATTTTCAAAGATAAATTCAGGAAAGAGTATGTTGTATACGCCAAGTGGAAATAGCAATGGCATTACAATAGCAGTTAATGCCGGACATGGTACAAAGGGAGGATCATCACAAAAAACTCAATGTCATCCGGATGGTACGCCAAAGGTAACCGGAGGTACTACTAATGCCGGAGCTACCACAGCTATTGCAGTTTCAGAAGGTATGACATTTTTAGATGGTACACCTGAAAGCACGGTAACCTACGAGATGGCAAAAATATTTAAAGATGAACTTTTATCAAGAGGATACAATGTATTAATGATCCGAAACGATACAGATGTTCAATTAGACAATATTGCGAGAACTGTTATTGCAAATAATAATGCAAATGCACATATTGCACTGCATTGGGATTCCACAACCTCAGATAAGGGAGCATTCTATATGGGAGTACCGGATGTAGGCTCATATAGGAGCATGGAGCCGGTAGCTTCAAACTGGAAAAAACATGAAGCTTTGGGAAAAGCACTTGTAAATGGTTTATCTGCCAATGGTACAAAAATATTTAGTGATGGAAGAATGGATATGGATTTAACACAGACTTCCTATTCAACTATTCCATCTATAGACATTGAATTGGGTGATAAGAAATCTGATTATGATAAGGATACTTTAAGAAAGCTGTCAAAAGGACTTGCTGATGGTATAGACGGTTATTTTGGGAGATAA
- a CDS encoding ABC transporter permease: protein MNINPIYEREHRVSTRSLKLSMAILVFNFIVAAVTLIEMNEVVDYARKTSSIDYASFLQIFKIVIFLPVILIIFVVPSFISGVISDERQRGTLEILLTTKMTTKSIVFGKFLSLFASIMLILVSQLPIIAILFLYGGITVLDIIKLVINFFVFVVLIISMGIFCSSIARKTSVATVILYSAVLGLFIGTLVLYFLAANSFIADDKNIFGIYFIKFSKFILLFNPLVSMDFLLSKIMGEDSSDILVSLFWYDNWFYINMFLDLVLSGICLALSVLKIKPHGKTRRKYGNSNL, encoded by the coding sequence ATGAATATTAATCCGATTTATGAAAGGGAACATAGGGTAAGTACAAGAAGCTTAAAACTCTCCATGGCTATTTTGGTATTTAACTTTATTGTGGCTGCAGTTACACTTATAGAAATGAATGAAGTTGTGGATTATGCCAGAAAAACATCAAGCATTGATTACGCTTCTTTTTTGCAAATATTTAAGATTGTGATATTCTTACCTGTGATTTTAATTATATTTGTAGTACCAAGTTTCATATCCGGTGTTATAAGTGATGAGAGGCAAAGAGGTACACTTGAAATACTTCTCACTACTAAGATGACTACAAAGAGTATTGTTTTTGGGAAATTTTTGAGTCTTTTTGCTTCAATAATGCTTATATTGGTATCACAATTACCTATAATTGCTATTCTATTTCTATACGGTGGAATAACTGTTTTGGATATTATAAAGCTTGTGATAAATTTTTTTGTATTTGTTGTTCTGATTATTTCAATGGGCATATTTTGTTCAAGTATAGCCAGAAAAACAAGTGTGGCAACGGTAATACTATATTCTGCGGTGCTGGGACTGTTTATAGGTACTTTAGTATTATATTTTTTGGCAGCAAATTCATTCATAGCAGATGATAAAAATATTTTTGGTATTTATTTTATTAAATTTAGCAAGTTTATTTTATTATTTAATCCTTTGGTTAGTATGGATTTTTTACTATCAAAGATTATGGGTGAAGACAGCTCAGACATATTGGTAAGCCTTTTTTGGTACGATAATTGGTTTTATATAAATATGTTTCTGGACTTAGTTCTATCAGGTATTTGTCTGGCATTATCTGTACTAAAAATAAAACCACATGGTAAGACTAGGAGGAAGTATGGCAACAGTAATTTATAA
- a CDS encoding cytidylate kinase-like family protein: protein MDKRLVITIGRQCGSGGRRIGQMLAEQLGIKCYDKEILNRAAKESGLAAELFETHDEKPTSSFLYSLVMDTYSLGYTSSSYMDMPINHKIFLAQFDTIKKLASEESCIIVGRCADYALSDDPNAFSVFITGDDEDKIRRIMETNNIEANKAKDIMIKTDKKRSSYYNYYSSKRWADSRSYDLTINSTTLGLEGSVELIKTFAKIKGLL from the coding sequence ATGGACAAAAGATTGGTTATTACCATTGGTAGACAGTGCGGAAGCGGTGGAAGAAGGATTGGACAGATGCTGGCTGAACAGCTGGGCATCAAGTGCTATGATAAGGAAATACTTAATAGAGCTGCAAAAGAGAGCGGACTGGCTGCAGAGTTGTTTGAAACTCATGATGAGAAGCCAACAAGTTCATTTTTATATTCTCTTGTTATGGATACTTATTCTTTGGGTTATACATCCTCATCTTATATGGATATGCCTATAAATCATAAGATATTTTTAGCACAGTTTGATACAATAAAAAAGCTTGCGTCAGAAGAGTCATGCATTATTGTAGGTAGATGTGCTGATTATGCCTTGTCAGATGATCCTAATGCTTTCTCAGTATTTATCACAGGAGATGATGAGGATAAGATTAGAAGAATTATGGAAACAAACAATATTGAAGCTAATAAGGCAAAAGATATTATGATAAAAACAGATAAGAAAAGATCAAGCTACTATAACTATTATTCAAGTAAGAGATGGGCTGATTCAAGAAGCTATGATTTGACTATCAACAGTACAACTCTTGGACTTGAAGGCAGTGTGGAACTTATAAAAACATTTGCGAAAATAAAGGGTCTATTATGA
- a CDS encoding LCP family protein, translating to MRDEDFYNNLSDIDSEEIERYLRDLARLNKIREEEKLKEENKKLRKTINENNKKLEEMGQNIRKVQKKADKINIIGGDRSSKAKSSRNVKSDVKEDVETNGIKIPLPNSHQKKIIRKNDTLIVQETQNRESVKKVVKKKVSKPVNKKVVKTKKNLKKVDPKVAKKVEKEVKVKKTKKKRSFLTRLILLILLFTIVGGGTYFAFHYVKNQKGYYTVAVFGVDSRDGNVEEGALSDVNMIINVNRETGDIQLISIYRDMYSMIDEDGKFHKFNQAYVEGGHEQALEALNRNLDLDIKNYITVNWKAVIDAINILGGVDLEVTDAEFKYLNSFISYTVEATGVGSHELEHAGMNHLDGVQAVAYARLRLMDTDFNRTERQRKVVSLAFDKAKNANFSTLYSILVAVLPQTSTNVKIEDLIPFAKDISKYHLSETAGFPFDKDTKKMHKRDYVIPITLKSNVIALHQMLFGNIPGYTYTPSEMLNKISNKIIKDTGLGANKEDTDINVDTDLDSAIGITPHKSDSDETHEKVETEHVEDNQVEESHENPVQEDGINEETIDENTTEAEIDAESEISSE from the coding sequence ATGAGAGATGAGGATTTTTATAATAACCTTAGCGATATTGACAGTGAAGAAATTGAAAGATATTTGAGAGATTTAGCTAGGTTAAACAAAATAAGAGAAGAAGAAAAACTAAAAGAAGAAAATAAAAAACTACGCAAGACCATAAATGAAAATAATAAGAAGCTGGAAGAGATGGGACAGAATATAAGAAAGGTACAGAAAAAAGCTGATAAGATAAATATTATCGGTGGAGACAGGTCTTCAAAAGCAAAGAGTAGTAGGAATGTAAAGAGCGATGTGAAGGAAGATGTAGAAACTAATGGTATAAAAATTCCTTTACCAAACAGCCATCAAAAAAAAATCATTAGAAAAAATGATACATTAATTGTACAAGAGACACAGAATAGGGAATCCGTAAAAAAAGTTGTAAAAAAGAAAGTATCAAAACCTGTAAATAAAAAGGTGGTAAAAACAAAAAAAAATCTAAAGAAGGTAGATCCAAAGGTAGCAAAGAAGGTAGAAAAAGAGGTTAAGGTTAAAAAAACTAAAAAGAAAAGAAGCTTCTTGACTAGACTGATACTTTTAATTTTGCTGTTTACAATAGTGGGAGGTGGAACATATTTTGCATTCCACTATGTGAAAAATCAAAAAGGCTACTATACAGTTGCAGTTTTTGGTGTAGATTCAAGAGATGGAAATGTTGAAGAAGGTGCCTTAAGTGATGTGAATATGATTATTAATGTAAATAGAGAAACTGGAGATATACAGCTTATATCTATTTATAGAGATATGTATTCAATGATAGATGAAGATGGTAAATTCCACAAGTTCAATCAAGCCTATGTAGAAGGTGGACATGAACAGGCTTTGGAAGCACTTAATAGGAATCTGGACTTGGATATAAAGAATTATATAACTGTAAACTGGAAGGCGGTTATTGATGCTATAAATATTTTGGGGGGTGTGGACTTAGAGGTAACAGATGCTGAATTTAAATATTTGAATTCATTTATTTCATATACAGTTGAGGCTACAGGAGTCGGATCACATGAACTTGAACATGCGGGAATGAATCATCTGGATGGAGTACAGGCGGTAGCATATGCCAGACTAAGACTAATGGATACTGATTTTAACAGAACTGAAAGACAGAGGAAAGTTGTAAGTTTAGCTTTTGATAAGGCTAAGAATGCAAATTTCTCCACTTTATACAGTATCTTGGTTGCAGTTTTGCCACAGACTTCAACAAATGTGAAAATTGAGGATCTTATTCCATTTGCAAAGGATATATCAAAGTATCATTTAAGTGAGACTGCCGGATTCCCATTTGATAAGGATACAAAGAAGATGCATAAGAGAGATTATGTAATACCTATTACATTAAAATCAAATGTAATAGCACTTCATCAAATGCTTTTTGGTAATATACCGGGTTATACTTATACACCAAGCGAAATGCTAAATAAGATAAGTAATAAAATAATAAAGGATACAGGACTTGGTGCTAACAAAGAGGATACAGATATAAATGTAGATACAGATTTGGACAGTGCAATAGGAATAACGCCACATAAGTCAGATTCTGATGAGACTCATGAAAAAGTTGAAACTGAACATGTTGAGGACAATCAAGTTGAAGAGTCTCATGAAAATCCTGTACAGGAAGATGGTATAAATGAAGAAACTATTGATGAAAACACCACTGAGGCAGAAATAGATGCTGAAAGTGAGATAAGTAGTGAATAA
- a CDS encoding ABC transporter ATP-binding protein, whose translation MLEIKNIVKSYGRHKALSNLCLKIPAGALYGLVGPNGAGKTTAMKIISGIIYPDSGNIFFNNINIFEDRKALKEIVGYVPDVLGIYDDMTVFEYMIFFAAAYGFTGYVARKKSEILLEQVGMTEKKDFYLNELSRGMQQKLCVARALIHDPELIIMDEPASGLDPRARYELKELLQELNAGGKTVILSSHILSEVSEICTDIGIIDGGKMVISGSVEDILEKVEGANPIKVKVLNNESLALEILKNNENVRILSVDNGYFMVYFEGKKIDEAKLLEELVKNNVLVSEFIREPGSLESFFIKVTNHSNESVIFSNEY comes from the coding sequence ATGTTAGAAATAAAAAATATAGTTAAATCATATGGAAGACATAAAGCCTTGTCCAATCTTTGCTTGAAGATACCGGCTGGTGCACTCTATGGTCTGGTAGGTCCAAACGGTGCCGGAAAAACAACGGCAATGAAGATTATTTCAGGTATTATATATCCTGATAGTGGAAATATATTTTTTAATAATATAAATATTTTTGAGGATAGAAAGGCACTAAAAGAAATAGTTGGATATGTTCCGGATGTATTGGGAATATATGATGATATGACAGTCTTTGAGTATATGATTTTCTTTGCTGCGGCATATGGATTTACAGGATATGTAGCAAGAAAAAAGTCCGAAATACTTTTAGAGCAGGTAGGAATGACTGAAAAGAAAGACTTTTATCTAAATGAGCTTTCAAGGGGAATGCAACAAAAACTCTGCGTTGCAAGAGCATTGATACATGATCCCGAACTTATTATTATGGATGAGCCTGCAAGTGGACTTGACCCCAGAGCAAGGTATGAACTAAAAGAACTCTTACAGGAACTTAATGCCGGTGGTAAGACAGTAATTCTTAGTTCACATATTTTGTCAGAGGTGTCTGAAATATGTACTGATATAGGCATTATAGATGGTGGTAAGATGGTTATATCAGGAAGTGTTGAAGATATATTAGAAAAGGTCGAGGGAGCTAATCCGATCAAGGTAAAAGTTTTAAACAATGAAAGTCTAGCACTTGAAATATTGAAAAATAATGAAAATGTTAGAATTTTATCTGTAGATAATGGCTATTTTATGGTATACTTTGAAGGTAAGAAGATAGATGAAGCTAAACTATTGGAAGAACTTGTAAAAAACAATGTACTTGTTAGTGAATTTATAAGAGAACCGGGAAGTTTAGAATCATTCTTTATTAAAGTTACAAATCATTCCAATGAAAGTGTGATTTTTAGTAATGAATATTAA